The proteins below come from a single Euleptes europaea isolate rEulEur1 chromosome 5, rEulEur1.hap1, whole genome shotgun sequence genomic window:
- the TSPAN14 gene encoding tetraspanin-14: MHYYRYSSAEVSCWYKYLLFSYNIIFWLAGVAFLGVGLWAWSEKGILSDISKMTRLNGFDPVILVLLVGGVMFILGFAGCIGALRENICLLRFFCGTIVLIFILELVVAVLAFLFQDWVRDQVETFFKNNIKSYRDDIDLQNLIDSLQKINQCCGAQDPNDWDLNIYFNCSSSSKSRERCGVPFSCCIPDPAQKVVNTQCGYDIRSMARSVWEERIFTRGCIPALEAWLPRNIYIVAGVLIAISLLQIFGIFLARTLISDIEVVKAGYHF; this comes from the exons tTAGCTGGAGTTGCCTTTCTTGGAGTTGGTCTGTGGGCCTGGAGCGAAAAG GGTATATTATCTGACATATCCAAAATGACTCGTCTCAACGGCTTCGACCCCGTCATCCTCGTCTTGTTGGTTGGAGGAGTGATGTTCATTCTTGGATTTGCTGGATGCATAGGAGCCTTGCGGGAGAATATTTGCCTTCTGAGATTC TTCTGCGGCACCATTGTGCTGATTTTTATCCTGGAGTTAGTTGTGGCCGTGCTGGCTTTCTTGTTCCAGGATTGGGTGAGGGACCAGGTGGAGACCTTCTTCAAGAACAACATTAAGTCGTACCGAGATGACATCGACTTGCAGAACCTCATCGATTCTTTGCAGAAAATA AACCAATGCTGCGGTGCCCAGGATCCAAACGACTGGGACCTGAACATCTActtcaactgcagcagcagcagcaaaagccgGGAGCGGTGCGGGGttcctttttcctgctgtatTCCCGACCCTGCG caaAAAGTTGTGAACACGCAGTGTGGTTATGACATAAGAAGTATG GCCAGATCAGTTTGGGAAGAACGGATCTTCACCCGGGGCTGCATCCCTGCTCTGGAAGCCTGGCTGCCCAGGAACATCTACATCGTGGCCGGGGTCCTCATCGCCATTTCATTACTGCAG ATCTTTGGAATTTTCTTGGCCAGGACGCTGATTTCAGACATTGAAGTGGTAAAGGCAGGCTACCATTTCTGA